The proteins below come from a single uncultured Carboxylicivirga sp. genomic window:
- a CDS encoding cytochrome c: MKKSIKIFTLSVGLLVVLASCDKNRNHPGYSYFPDMEQSQAYETYTDNPVWSDGKTNQLPPEGTVPREMIPYDFELTEVNRTWAGQELENPYHQEAEIVERGKELFGIYCINCHGDKGDGQGFLYTSGKYPYPPASLLSDKIRTNPDGEIFHVITTGYGMMGSHAAQVLPDDRWKIITYIRQELHQ; encoded by the coding sequence ATGAAAAAATCGATAAAAATATTTACACTGAGTGTTGGGTTACTTGTAGTACTAGCTTCGTGTGATAAAAACAGGAATCACCCAGGGTATAGTTATTTTCCTGATATGGAGCAATCGCAGGCATACGAAACTTATACAGATAATCCTGTTTGGTCTGATGGCAAAACCAATCAGTTACCTCCAGAAGGAACAGTACCGAGGGAGATGATTCCATATGATTTTGAATTAACAGAAGTAAATAGAACATGGGCAGGTCAGGAATTAGAGAATCCTTATCATCAAGAAGCAGAAATTGTGGAAAGAGGGAAAGAACTATTCGGCATATACTGTATCAACTGTCATGGTGATAAAGGCGATGGTCAAGGATTTTTATATACTTCAGGAAAATATCCTTACCCACCTGCCAGCCTTTTGTCGGATAAGATTAGAACGAATCCGGATGGAGAGATATTTCATGTAATTACCACCGGATATGGAATGATGGGATCGCATGCTGCGCAGGTATTACCCGATGATCGCTGGAAAATAATTACGTACATAAGGCAAGAGCTACATCAATAA